A stretch of the Perca flavescens isolate YP-PL-M2 chromosome 10, PFLA_1.0, whole genome shotgun sequence genome encodes the following:
- the egf gene encoding pro-epidermal growth factor: MDLDGKNHRRLVAGVGSSILLDFHFREERVYWADKHTGVIYKASVRGVNRQKLYSSDKHISGLAVDWVWNSVYWTSGEKGKIKIMDINGKNERTLLRHLTQPSCINVDPTNRFLFWLSGGMTPSIQRSDATGQMKTTLIKIAEQLEALSIDREDKRLYWVQFGLQEESAIASCDYNGNVLHIIDTPLQSQSLGISVFLEHLYYTDAASRVMKQVNKYTGGEPLTINIKQMAKPPVDIKVVHPLNQPMADSQSPFPGCDEQSGNCVNVCSSLAEQGTCQCSEGFALSKQGIYCEDVNECAHWNHGCSLGCENIPGSYFCTCPKGYALLPDRKTCGEIIPCEGNITKCGHGCLTTDEGAVCVCPEGSLLQEDGQACTGCLSADRGGCSQLCTPVTPTRWQCGCLPGYQLHQDGKRCIASGPPPYLLVANLVDVKQINLDGTGDKALVEEPRGTIIALDYDPVQNNVYFASTSQKTIERVDLNSGLRNVLVSDGLDSPEGLAIDWVHRRMYWTDKSQSTVDCSTLVGLDRITIVSKGLEKPRGIAVHPLAKKLFWTDIGAVPVVESASLEGKDRAVVASTNLVSPSGLAIDFTEDRLFWCDQRRGLVESAALDGSDRQVLLENQVGRPFDVAVFEDRLWISDQEHQQLRSVHKRTGRKLQRIHGNMVQPASIVVVHPLAKPGADVCIYLNGGCAQVCESKLGLAHCSCLSHFYLSADGKSCLPADASNGTAESGDSESTDLTSLKNKTFNDESAPLTTPGLLTDKAAADLDSDVGSEPTLFTDKMVSDQNECYSLRCDVNAQCLLSAGSPTCLCLEGLTGDGHMCVDIDECKQGTHKCDKHAECQNALGKYLCKCHSGYHGDGKTCQELEITSPWVTTGSPADVTTQHHNSNSIESCPSSHDSYCLYQGVCFYFPEMESYACNCVAGYVGERCQFSDLEWWELQQAEEEKRRNVVIAACMVVLVSLLSIAACVTYCYGTRNFFHKQPSEDSVSETSVTDESMSETTTTSVPRFSMVAENGVEGMVIPAMGCPRRAVCPSCSSETGNNLVSEELGRLSQHNRGYECSMVSTVAMETTQPTVHHSSPSLSSSYTCTSIKPPLFSQTPRPESPAS, from the exons ATGGACCTTGATGGGAAGAACCACAGAAGGCTTGTTGCCGGCGTGGGAAGCTCGATCCTGCTAGACTTTCAtttcagagaggagagagttTACTGGGCTGACAAACACACTGGGGTCATCTACAAAGCATCAGTGAGAGGAGTAAACAGACAG aAACTGTACTCATCTGACAAACATATCTCGGGACTTGCGGTGGACTGGGTTTGGAACAGTGTATATTGGACAAGTGGAGAAAAGGGAAAAATCAAGATAATGGATATAAATGGGAAAAATGAAAGGACTCTTTTAAGACACTTGACCCAACCCAGTTGTATAAACGTTGACCCCACTAACAG GTTTCTTTTTTGGCTGTCTGGCGGGATGACTCCAAGTATTCAGCGGTCTGATGCgacaggacagatgaaaacTACACTTATTAAGATAGCAGAACAACTGGAAGCACTGTCGATTGACCGAGAGGATAAAAGACTGTACTGGGTTCAGTTTGGTCTGCAAGAAGAAAGTGCCATTGCCTCTTGTGATTACAACGGGAACGTCCTGCACATCATAGATACGCCCCTTCA GTCTCAGTCACTGGGGATATCAGTTTTTCTGGAGCACTTGTACTACACTGATGCCGCATCTCGGGTAATGAAACAAGTAAACAAGTACACTGGTGGAGAGCCACTGACTATTAACATAAAACAAATGGCAAAACCCCCAGTTGATATCAAGGTGGTACATCCCCTCAACCAGCCAATGGCAGACTCCCAATCACCATTTCCAG GTTGCGACGAACAGAGTGGAAATTGCGTGAATGTGTGTTCCAGTCTAGCCGAGCAAGGGACTTGCCAGTGCAGTGAAGGCTTTGCTCTCAGTAAGCAAGGCATTTATTGTGAAG ATGTTAATGAATGTGCCCATTGGAACCACGGCTGCTCTCTTGGTTGTGAAAACATCCCAGGCTCCTATTTCTGTACCTGCCCTAAAGGATATGCCCTCCTACCAGACAGGAAGACATGTGGAG AGATCATACCATGTGAAGGCAATATCACCAAGTGTGGCCATGGGTGCCTGACAACAGACGAGggtgctgtctgtgtgtgtccagagGGATCTTTACTGCAGGAGGATGGTCAGGCCTGTACTG GCTGCTTGTCTGCAGACAGAGGGGGTTGCAGTCAGCTCTGTACTCCTGTCACCCCGACTAGGTGGCAGTGTGGTTGTCTGCCTGGCTACCAGCTCCACCAAGATGGAAAGCGCTGCATTGCCTCTG gacCACCACCTTATCTGCTAGTTGCCAATCTAGTGgatgtaaaacaaattaatctTGATGGCACTGGGGATAAAGCCCTTGTGGAGGAGCCCCGAGGAACAATCATAGCTTTGGACTATGACCCTGTCCAGAATAAT GTGTACTTTGCTAGTACAAGCCAGAAGACAATTGAGCGGGTTGATTTGAACAGTGGGTTGAGGAACGTTCTCGTCTCTGATGGTTTGGACTCTCCAGAAGGACTGGCGATAGACTGGGTCCATCGCAGGATGTACTGGACAGATAAAAG CCAGTCAACTGTTGACTGCAGTACCTTGGTTGGACTGGACCGAATAACCATTGTAAGCAAAGGGCTAGAAAAACCAAGAGGAATCGCAGTTCATCCTTTGGCAAA gAAGTTGTTCTGGACTGATATAGGGGCCGTGCCTGTCGTGGAAAGCGCTTCTTTGGAAGGGAAAGACCGCGCTGTAGTCGCTAGCACCAACCTGGTGTCACCAAGCGGCCTGGCCATCGATTTCACAGAGGACCGTCTGTTCTGGTGCGACCAGAGGAGGGGCCTGGTGGAGAGTGCTGCTCTGGATGGTTCAGATCGACAGGTCCTGTTAGAGAACCAAGTAG GTCGGCCTTTTGACGTGGCAGTATTTGAGGACAGGTTGTGGATATCTGATCAGGAGCACCAGCAGCTGCGGAGCGTGCACAAGCGGACTGGGAGAAAACTGCAACGTATCCATGGCAACATGGTCCAGCCAGCATCCATCGTGGTGGTTCATCCCCTTGCTAAACCAG GGGCAGACGTTTGCATTTACCTAAATGGAGGTTGTGCCCAGGTGTGTGAAAGCAAACTGGGATTGGCCCACTGCTCCTGTCTGTCACACTTCTACCTATCAGCTGATGGAAAAAGTTGCTTGCCTGCCGACGCTTCGAATGGGACCGCAG AATCTGGAGACAGTGAATCCACTGATTTAACGTCtctcaaaaacaaaaccttcaaCGATGAGAGCGCACCCCTGACAACGCCTGGGCTGTTAACCGATAAAGCGGCGGCTGATCTAGACTCGGATGTGGGCAGTGAGCCAACTCTCTTCACAGACAAGATGGTTTCAG ACCAGAATGAGTGTTACTCGCTTCGCTGTGATGTAAATGCACAGTGCCTGCTCAGTGCTGGCAGCCCAACCTGTCTATGTCTAGAAGGTCTTACAGGTGATGGACacatgtgtgtgg ATATTGATGAGTGTAAACAGGGAACACACaaatgtgacaaacatgcagaaTGCCAAAATGCCTTGGGGAAGTATCTCTGCAAGTGCCACTCTGGATACCACGGCGATGGGAAGACTTGTCAAG AGTTGGAGATCACATCGCCATGGGTGACGACCGGTAGCCCTGCTGATGTCACCACCCAGCACCACAACAGTAACTCAATAGAGAGCTGCCCCTCCAGCCACGACTCCTACTGTCTGTACCAGGGTGTCTGCTTCTACTTTCCTGAAATGGAGTCCTATGCTTGCAA TTGTGTAGCAGGCTACGTGGGGGAGCGTTGTCAGTTCAGTGACCTGGAGTGGTGGGAGCTGcagcaggctgaggaggagaagaggaggaacgTGGTCATTGCCGCCTGCATGGTGGTCCTCGTGTCCCTGCTCTCCATCGCTGCCTGTGTCACCTACTGTTACGG AACTAGAAACTTCTTCCACAAACAGCCCTCAGAGGATAGCGTGAGCGAGACCAGCGTGACAGATGAGAGCATGTCAGAGACCACCACAACCAGTGTGCCGCGG TTCTCCATGGTAGCAGAAAATGGCGTGGAAGGAATGGTGATCCCTGCCATGGGCTGTCCCAGGAGAGCTGTCTGTCCATCCTGCTCTTCAGAAACAG GCAACAACCTTGTGTCTGAAGAGTTGGGAAGATTGTCACAGCACAACAGAGGGTATGAGTGTTCCATGGTGTCAACTGTTGCCATGGAGACCACACAACCCACTGTCCATCACTCAAGTCCGTCACTGTCAAGCTCATACACTTGTACATCCATCAAGCCACCACTGTTCTCCCAGACTCCCAGGCCAGAGTCCCCTGCCTCCTAG